ATGGCCATGAACTTCCGCACCGGGGCCGACGCCGACGGGCGCCTCACCTTCCTCGACGGCGACATCTACGGCGATACCGGCGCGGGAGTGTCGCTGGGAGCGTACGTCATCAAGAAAGCGGGCATCCACGCCAGCGGCCCTTACGACGTGCCCAACATCCGCGTGGATACGTATACGCTCTACACCAACAACCTCACCTCCGGGGCCATGCGCGGCTTCGGGGTGATGCAGGCGGCGGTGGCGCACGAGTCCCAGATGGACCAGTTGGCCCACAAACTGGGCATGTCGCCGCTGGAGTTCCGCCTGAAGAACTGCCTCAAGCCCGGACTTGCCTCCTCCACCGGGCAGTTGATGAACGAGGGTTGCGGCATCGAGGCGACGCTGCAGCGGATCAAGGACTACATGAGCGCGCGCGACCTGCGCTTCAAACGGCCTCAGGCCGCTTCGTGAGACGGGCGGACGTCCATGGCGATCAGAAAAGGTTTGGGCATCGGCTCCATGTACTACGGCATCGGCTACGGCTTCAGCCGGGCGGATATCGGCTCGGCGGAGATCGAGATGGCCGAGGACGGCACCATCACGGTGTACTCGGGCGCCTGCGACATGGGGCAGGGGGTGATGACCGTGGTCACGCAGGTGGCCGCGGAAGAGTTGGGCATCGAGCCCGACCAGATTCGCGTGGTGGCGGCGGATACCGGTAGCACGCCGGACGCCGGGCCCACCTCGGGCAGCCGGGCCACCTTCGTCCAGGGCGTGGCGGTGCAAAACGCCGCGGCGGAGTTGCGGGAAGAGATCCGCGACATGGCCTCGCGCATGCTGGAGTGCCCGAAGGAGAACCTCGTGGTGCGGCGCGGGCAGGTGTGCGAGGTCGAGTCGGGCCGCGAGCTCGTGTCCGTGGGCAAGGTGGCGCACCAGCTCCACTTTCACGGACGGCGCGCGGCCGCGTGGGGCTGGCACGACAACACCACCGCCGACGTCGACCCGGAGACTTCCCAGGGCGACGCCTACGCCACCTACGGCTGGGCCACGCAGTTGGCGGAAGTGGAGGTGGACACCGAGACCGGGCGCGTGCGCCTCACCAAGCTGGTGTCGGCCACCGACGCCGGCAAGGCCATCAACCCGGTGGCGGTGGAAGGGCAGATCGAAGGCGGCGCCACCATGGGGCTGGGCTACGGCCTCTACGAACAGCACATCCTGGAGGACGGCATCCCGCGCACGAACTCGCTGGCGTTCTACCTCGTGCCCACCGCCATGGACGTTCCCGACATCGAGTGCGAGATCGTGGAGGTGCCCGACCCCCGGGGGCCGTTCGGCGCCAAGGGCGTGGCCGAGCCCGCCACCATCCCCACCACGCCCGCGATCCTGAACGCCATCTACGACGCCATCGGCATCCGCATCACCGAAACCCCCATCACGCCCGAGCGGGTCTTCTTCGCCATCCAGGAGGCCAGGGCCCGGGGCGAGTTCGAGGAAGACTGACAGCGGGCAAAGGAGGCGGCACATTGGCGCAACGGGTCGGACTGCTCATCCCCTCGTCGAACACCGTTATGGAGGTGGACTTCTACCGCCATCTGCCGGCGTCGGCCACGGTCCACCCGGGACGGATGTACATGGAGGCCACCACCGTAAAGGGCGAGGAGGAGATGCTCGACGATCACTGCCTGCCCACCGCCGGCGACGTGGCCACCGCCAAGCCGGACGTGGTGGTGTTCGGCTGCACCAGCGCCGGGGCGCTCCGGGGCAACGCCTACGACGGGGAGTTGTGCCGGCGTATCTCGGAGGTCACCGGCAAGCCCACGGTGAGCGTCATCGAGTCGGTGCGGCGCAAGCTCATGGGCCTCCAAGCGCGGCGGGTGGCGGTGATCACGCCCTACATCGACGACCTCAACGTGCGCATCAAGGCCAGCGTGGAGGACGACGGCATCGAAGTGGCGTCGATCCACGGCATGGGCATCAGCGTCAACTTCAACCTGGCGCTGGTGGAACCGCCGGAGATCATGGCTTTCGCCCGGGAGAAGCTCGGCGCGGCCCCGGCTGTCGACGCGCTGTTCATCTCCTGCACCAACTTCCAGGCGGTGGCGACCCTGCTGCAACTCAAGGCGGCGTACGACCTGCCCATCGTCACCAGCAACCAGGCCGCCCTCGAGGCCGTGGGCCGGGAACTGGGCGTGGAGTTGGTGGGAATGGGATGATGGATTTCGCGGGAATGACGGCAATTGATTGGGCATAGCGGAGGAGGGACACCATGGAATTCATGAAGCTCGACGGCGCCGTGGATCTGCACGTACACTCGTATCCCTGCGTGTTCCAGCGGCGGGTGGATGACCGTGAAGCCGTCAAGGCCGCGTCGGACGCGGGCATGGCGGCCATCGTGCTCAAATGCCACCACGAGAGCACGGTGAGCCGCGCCTACCTCATCCAGAAGGAGTTTCCGGACATCAAGGTGTTCGGCGGCGTGGTCATGAACCAGTTCGTCGGCGGCATCAACCCGGCCGCGGCCGAGGTGGGTCTGCGGCTCGGCGCCAAGGAGATCTGGATGCCCACCCTCGACGCGGCGCACCACGTGGACGTTCACGGCGCCCGCGGCAGCTACGACACCCAGACCAGCGGCTCGGACTTCGTCTGGGGCGACCCCATCTCCGCGGTCAAGGACGGCAAGGTGGTGGACGAGGCCCTGGTGGTGCTGGAGCTCATCGCCAAGTACGACGCCATCCTCGGCACCGCGCACCTTTCGCTGGGGGAGATCGAGTTGTTGGTGAAGGCGGCCCACGAGCGCGGCGTCAAGAAGATCCTCATCACCCATCCCTACTTCCGCGTGCCCGCGGGCATGAACCTGGACTTCCTGAAGCAGATGATGCGCTACGGCGCCATCGGCGAGTTCGGCTACTGCACCATCTCGCCCATGTGGGCGTACGTGAACCTGGAGTTCACCAAGGGCATCATGGATTCCATGGGCTTCGACAACTGCGTGGTCATG
The window above is part of the Deltaproteobacteria bacterium genome. Proteins encoded here:
- a CDS encoding aspartate/glutamate racemase family protein, with the protein product MAQRVGLLIPSSNTVMEVDFYRHLPASATVHPGRMYMEATTVKGEEEMLDDHCLPTAGDVATAKPDVVVFGCTSAGALRGNAYDGELCRRISEVTGKPTVSVIESVRRKLMGLQARRVAVITPYIDDLNVRIKASVEDDGIEVASIHGMGISVNFNLALVEPPEIMAFAREKLGAAPAVDALFISCTNFQAVATLLQLKAAYDLPIVTSNQAALEAVGRELGVELVGMG
- a CDS encoding DUF6282 family protein, which gives rise to MEFMKLDGAVDLHVHSYPCVFQRRVDDREAVKAASDAGMAAIVLKCHHESTVSRAYLIQKEFPDIKVFGGVVMNQFVGGINPAAAEVGLRLGAKEIWMPTLDAAHHVDVHGARGSYDTQTSGSDFVWGDPISAVKDGKVVDEALVVLELIAKYDAILGTAHLSLGEIELLVKAAHERGVKKILITHPYFRVPAGMNLDFLKQMMRYGAIGEFGYCTISPMWAYVNLEFTKGIMDSMGFDNCVVMSDTGQSHNPLPPEALWLYAQGLYEKGVSPRNVEKLIIGNPRAMLGI